The proteins below are encoded in one region of uncultured Fibrobacter sp.:
- a CDS encoding FISUMP domain-containing protein has product MKYTKSILSASVALFALLFSACSDNGSSAEYVFDASVVCPLEGTNAYGESNRGTFVDARDGKTYKYTTIGGRVWMAENLNYDDGEGGSSCVVKDDCFSKGRSYGIAKSLGACPAGWHLPSNEEWLELFNNVGGIDSAGVRLKAAAGWTPLNPGQLSNGTDDCGFAMLPMPTIVKSSIYDGYEARLWATDVALIEALLNGRSLREDDTMTGVLFETQNLGVRTSRYYGAAIRCIRD; this is encoded by the coding sequence ATGAAATACACCAAAAGCATTTTATCTGCTAGCGTAGCATTGTTTGCATTATTGTTCTCGGCTTGTTCTGACAATGGGTCATCTGCCGAGTATGTATTTGATGCATCTGTCGTTTGTCCACTTGAAGGGACGAATGCTTATGGTGAATCGAATCGTGGAACATTTGTAGATGCCCGCGATGGAAAGACCTACAAATACACTACTATCGGTGGGCGTGTTTGGATGGCGGAAAATCTGAATTACGACGATGGGGAGGGTGGTTCGAGTTGTGTTGTAAAAGACGACTGTTTTTCAAAGGGGCGCTCCTATGGAATCGCAAAATCGCTTGGCGCTTGCCCTGCCGGATGGCATTTGCCTAGCAATGAGGAATGGCTTGAGCTTTTTAATAATGTTGGGGGAATTGACAGTGCTGGGGTTCGCCTAAAGGCTGCTGCCGGATGGACACCTTTGAATCCTGGCCAGCTTTCTAATGGAACGGATGATTGTGGCTTTGCTATGTTGCCAATGCCGACTATAGTAAAATCTAGTATATATGATGGGTATGAAGCTCGGCTCTGGGCGACAGATGTTGCTCTTATCGAAGCACTCCTTAATGGTCGTTCACTTCGCGAAGATGATACAATGACCGGAGTGCTTTTTGAAACGCAAAATTTGGGTGTACGGACATCTAGATATTATGGAGCGGCAATTCGCTGCATAAGGGATTGA
- the tmk gene encoding dTMP kinase: MKTAKHFFSLEGIDGSGKTTQIDMLIDALTKEGYSVVKLREPGGAKISERVREILLDTNFKGIMSDKTELLLYNAARAQVIAEIIQPALDAGKIVIADRFAWSTFAYQGYARGLGADLVQRLTEITCDGCFPELTVVLDIDVQRGRARTAKRGEAPDRLESEKAEFFERVRKGYLAAARDYSDCVAAIDADRTPDAVFADLYKLVKARL, encoded by the coding sequence ATGAAAACGGCAAAGCACTTTTTTAGTTTGGAAGGTATCGACGGTTCGGGCAAAACGACCCAGATCGATATGCTGATTGACGCCCTCACCAAGGAAGGTTATTCCGTAGTGAAGTTGCGCGAACCGGGCGGCGCGAAAATTTCGGAACGCGTGCGCGAGATTCTTTTGGATACGAATTTCAAGGGAATCATGAGCGACAAGACGGAACTACTGTTGTACAATGCGGCGCGTGCGCAGGTGATTGCAGAAATCATTCAGCCCGCGCTTGATGCCGGGAAGATTGTGATTGCCGACCGTTTCGCGTGGAGCACGTTTGCTTACCAAGGTTATGCCCGCGGCTTGGGTGCTGACCTTGTGCAGCGCCTGACAGAAATCACTTGCGACGGTTGTTTTCCGGAGTTGACGGTGGTGCTTGATATCGATGTGCAGCGGGGACGCGCGCGCACCGCGAAGCGGGGCGAGGCACCCGATCGACTTGAGAGCGAGAAGGCCGAATTTTTCGAGAGGGTGCGCAAGGGGTACCTTGCCGCGGCCCGTGACTACAGCGACTGCGTTGCGGCTATTGATGCCGACCGCACTCCCGATGCTGTATTCGCCGACTTGTATAAGCTTGTGAAGGCTAGACTCTAG
- the rsmA gene encoding 16S rRNA (adenine(1518)-N(6)/adenine(1519)-N(6))-dimethyltransferase RsmA, with product MDRARRRKFGQNFLDVPTAQMIAGDLPANAGDWVLEIGPGHGALTEHLLERAVELTAVEIDEQCVEFLQEKFQGRENFHIENIDFLKFDLQAFLDAHEKPWVTGNLPYNVSTAIIAGLMPKLHLTKGFMGMVQLEVAERICASPCSSNYGSLSVLVSAYADTQILRKIGPEHFTPRPNVDSATMLLTPKADALQAPEGFFDFVRAAFTQKRKTLANSFGRAYDKKKIQEAIELLDYPTTVRAEELSPAQFLEFYKVIVGEQA from the coding sequence ATGGATAGAGCACGCCGCCGTAAATTTGGCCAGAATTTTTTGGATGTACCTACCGCCCAAATGATTGCGGGCGATTTGCCTGCGAATGCGGGCGACTGGGTGCTTGAAATCGGCCCTGGGCACGGCGCCCTTACGGAACACTTGCTCGAACGCGCCGTGGAACTCACTGCCGTCGAAATCGACGAGCAGTGCGTGGAATTTTTGCAAGAAAAATTCCAGGGCCGCGAGAATTTCCACATCGAAAACATCGACTTTCTGAAGTTTGACTTGCAGGCTTTTTTAGATGCCCATGAAAAGCCTTGGGTCACGGGAAACTTGCCGTACAATGTGTCTACGGCGATTATCGCGGGCCTGATGCCGAAACTGCATTTGACCAAGGGCTTTATGGGAATGGTGCAGCTCGAAGTCGCCGAGCGCATTTGCGCAAGCCCCTGCAGCAGCAATTATGGCAGCCTCTCTGTTCTGGTGTCCGCTTACGCCGACACGCAGATTTTGCGCAAGATCGGGCCCGAGCATTTTACCCCGCGCCCCAATGTGGATAGCGCTACCATGCTCTTGACGCCCAAGGCAGACGCGCTCCAAGCTCCTGAAGGCTTCTTTGATTTTGTGCGCGCCGCCTTCACTCAAAAGCGCAAGACGCTTGCCAATTCGTTCGGCCGCGCCTACGACAAAAAGAAAATCCAGGAAGCAATCGAGCTCCTGGATTATCCGACAACCGTTCGCGCCGAAGAACTTTCGCCTGCACAATTCCTTGAATTCTACAAGGTGATTGTGGGCGAGCAGGCTTAA